The Ptiloglossa arizonensis isolate GNS036 chromosome 9, iyPtiAriz1_principal, whole genome shotgun sequence nucleotide sequence GGTATACCCAAcctaaattttcgaaaattataccAGATTTGATTTTTACCATAACCTTCAAGAACAATGAATAGATTCGAGTACATTGAATCTCGACTTTTTCcaaatgaaatttatataagACGCGATATGGGCGTACACTTATACGACGGTGACATAAAGGTGCATATAATTAATTATGCtatttaaatagaattaaagATAACCTCTAATTTATTGACagacaaattttgaaaatggcgAATTAATTCTTACAAGCCATAGAATCCTTTGGGGAAGACCTGGTGATATATCTCGTGGTTATACATGTCTTTCATTATCTCTTCACCACATTATTTTTTTTGAAGAAGAAGCTTCTAGTTCATTTTCCTTTGGACTTAGTAAAAAGATTATTCTACATCTGTCTGAAGCTATAACTGGTATGCTTTGATCGTACAAAAATGTGTTTATGAATGGAGACTTTGAAATTAATcagttttatataatatttatctttTTAGATAAAATGCCTGGTCCTTTGGATAATAGCTTATATAATTATATCAAATTATCGTTTAAAGAAGGTTTAGACTCAAATTTTATTGTACAGTTATCCGATACTATTATAAGGCGGACTTGGGAATTAACACCCATTATGCCTATGAAACAGTCTGATTCTAATATTGGTAATGTCAAACCAATTCCACAAATAAAAACAAGAACTGGCATCATAGGTATAGAAAGAAGTCTTCAGGAACAACAGAAAGCAACGGATGAAAGTATATCAATGGCATTTCAAGACCTCAAGAAACTTATGGAAATGGCCAAAGACATGGTTTCTGTTTCAAAAACCATTTCAGCAAAAATACGGGTAACTCTCAACAGTTACTTTGTAAAATTGACATTCATAATCAAAGACCATTGCAGGAGAGGCAAGGAGACATCACAGAGGATGAAACGGTCAGATTTAAATCCTACTTAATGAGCCTTGGTATCGATGATCCTGTAACACGTGATGCATACAAGAATAGTaatgaatatttcaaacaaTTGGCAAAACAACTGGCAGATATTTTAGAAGAACCGGTTAaagttaatatatttaataattactagtagatcaaaaatatttaatatatttagcaaACACCATTTTGTAGGAAGTTGGAGGAATGATGACGTTGACAGATGTTTACTGTCGTGTAAATAGAGCTAGAGGCTTGGAACTTCTGTCACCAGAAGATTTATTAAATGCTAGTAGACAATTAGCACCTTTAAATTTACCTATAGTATTGAGAGTTTTTGATAGTGGAGTTATGGTTCTCCAGATTCGATCTCATGATGATAATACAATTGTTGATGTCATAGCCAATCTGGTAAGCATTTCATTCAGAGAATTTTCACatggaatttaattttttctctttattgTAGATACATGAAAAAGGATCACTAACAGCAGAAGAACTTGCACAATCAGAAGGTATATCTGTTCTTCTAGCACGTGAAAGATTACTAGTCacagaaaaaaatggaaaagcgTGTAGAGATGACACAATTGAAGTGTTAAGATTTTACccaaatttatttttagagaAAGATGATTAATGCCGGTCTTCTGGCTgccatttaaatataaatacgtaTTAAGTTTTAAACGGACATAGTTTGTCCGTAATATAAAACACGTTATTAaaactttatatattttttgtgcCTTTACATATTCCACTCAAATCAATCAAAGTAAACATTAAATATCTAAAATATCTAAATATCTGAACAGCATATTgattcaataataaaaaaaaatctgttTTATTCTGAAATTAATATCTATTCTAattgacatttttaataaataaaaggaaaatcaaGAAACTTTTTGCATTATAAATGCACATAAAAACTTACTCTTTATTGATGgctaatttgaaataaaactaCCAAGTTGTAATTGTTAACTATTCTATATAAGTATCTGCatatgaataaataattatttaatatgtaagcatttgtaaataaatattttacacatacATATGATAATATATATTGATAATTCATTcacaaaataaatacaatatttcaaatactTCTCCAATACACTTTAGGAACTACTAGAGAAATCTTATTTCATCGTATGGCACTGAATTATAGTAACTTGCAGTTACCGATTTGTAGAGGTTGGTAGTAACATACATCAATAAAGTGACAACGCCGGAATGAAtactaaagttattaaaaaTGCTGTGTGTGTAACAATATTGTTATTCATTTAATCGAAAAGTGAAGCAGAGTTACAGCGATTATAGAAATACTAAAAAATAATATCTTTTACTGTGAAATCTTAAATGCTTGAAGAAGTATGGTCTATAGTAGCCGTACACACATTAGCAGGATTtagaaaatttcttaaattttaaaattgattatattctttttcaatcacaattttctttttcaataacaagaataataattatatattattaacttTATTCATTACACATTAAAGAAGATAATTCTGTCTCACCCTTGCATTCAAAATggctttacctccaaactacaagcAAGTAGCAATTGCTACATCAAACATCGTTGCATCTAATCGTAAGCGTTGccaatttttaattcttctaatTCTATTTAACAGAtct carries:
- the Vps36 gene encoding vacuolar protein sorting 36; the encoded protein is MNRFEYIESRLFPNEIYIRRDMGVHLYDGDIKTNFENGELILTSHRILWGRPGDISRGYTCLSLSLHHIIFFEEEASSSFSFGLSKKIILHLSEAITDKMPGPLDNSLYNYIKLSFKEGLDSNFIVQLSDTIIRRTWELTPIMPMKQSDSNIGNVKPIPQIKTRTGIIGIERSLQEQQKATDESISMAFQDLKKLMEMAKDMVSVSKTISAKIRERQGDITEDETVRFKSYLMSLGIDDPVTRDAYKNSNEYFKQLAKQLADILEEPVKEVGGMMTLTDVYCRVNRARGLELLSPEDLLNASRQLAPLNLPIVLRVFDSGVMVLQIRSHDDNTIVDVIANLIHEKGSLTAEELAQSEGISVLLARERLLVTEKNGKACRDDTIEVLRFYPNLFLEKDD